Part of the Salvia hispanica cultivar TCC Black 2014 unplaced genomic scaffold, UniMelb_Shisp_WGS_1.0 HiC_scaffold_1225, whole genome shotgun sequence genome, tcctattaaattacaaattattcatttcattttacaactcatactatcttttttcaattttgttaataataaAGTTTAACTACCTTGGTTCAACCCAGAGAGTATAAAGCATTTTTGTTGCTTATTCGTTGCATTAAATGAACTCACGGCCGGTCAAGGGGCTGAGGACATTTTTTGCTTACTTCATTATGACCAACtcgaaaaatatattataaagatATTACTGCATGTGAATAGTCTTTGAAAAAACTTACTTTgtgtttacatttttttaggCTTCCCAAGTAACATGCTTATTATATCTAAActtcttgtttttgtgtttACTTCATTATGTGCTCAAACTTCAAACACGTTTGAATCTTTATTGTTAgacttaatttatataatctaaTTATACGGATTATATAATTAGTTTCGGGCTGAGCCTGTATCAAAGCTGgcctattttttcatttcgattTTTACTCTTAATTTTTAGTTTCGGTGTTTACGTTATTATTCGTGTGATATTTCCTTTGCAAGTGCAAAAGCTGACCAGTTTTCTACTTCTCTACCCCATCAAACACCAAGCTTCCCTCATTTTCCAGTGGGGCAAcacaattttggaaatttcacaCTTGCAGTTGACTTGACTTTGAAATAATGCTGTTGGagaatagtactatattagaGTAAAAGGGCATCACCTAGTTTGCATATAAATAGGCAAATGAAGCAGAGTACATGCACAAAAACATCATTCATGAAAACAACATACCTTTTTCTTACATATCTTTCTCTCCTAACACTGTGTCTATGTGTGTGTCCTTCAAGAGCAGCCACAAGTGAAGCAGAGGCTTTGATGAGATGGAAATCCAGCCTATCATCTTCTGCTTCTCTCGAGTCTTGGTCCCACAACAACATCAGCAACCACTGCAGATGGATTGGCATTCGCTGCAACGACGAGGGATCTGTCTCTGGGATTGACCTCCCCGGTGCAAACCTTGCAGGGACATTGGACCTGTTCCATTTCACTGCATTGCTGAATCTCACCACTTTCAACCTCAATGGGAATGCTCTCAACGGCTCCATACCAGCTGCTCTTGGCAACCTCACAAGCCTCACTCTCTTGGACCTCTCCGACAATCTGTTTTCCGGCGCCATTCCACTAGAGATCGGCCACTTGACAGAGCTTCGATACCTGAGCTTCTCCGACAACTATATGGTTGGAGAAATCCCATATCAGATTGGCAATCTGAGGAAGGTGCGCTTCTTGTATTTGGGCTCCAATCACTTTAAATCTCCTGACTGGTCTCGATTTCCCACTTTCCCTTTCCTAACTCACCTTGATCTTGGTTGGAATGAACTCAACTCTGAATTCCCACACTTCATAACCAACTGTCTCAACCTTATTTTTCTCGATCTGTCTCTAAACAACTTCACAGGCCCCTTGTCACCAAATATCACTAACCTCACCAAGTTGAAAGATCTTCGCCTCGCCAACAACTTCTTATCTGGCAACATTCTTGATTCAGTAAGCCTTATTCCAAGCCTGCAAAATCTAGAGTTGTacaataattcatttataggAGAAATCCCTCCTTCTATAGGCCTACTCACGAATCTCCGAACTCTAGACCTTCGAATGAACAGCTTCAATTCCACAATTCCCCGAGAGCTCGGCCTGTGTAACAAGCTGATCTACTTAGCTTTATCCCATAATTCACTCTCGGGGCCATTGCCGCCATCCTTGTCAAATCTGGGCAATTTATCTATGTTGCACCTATATGATAATAGTCTGACTGGTGAAATATTGCCCTCTTTCTTCACGAGTTGGAGAAAACTAATCTCAATGGAAATTCAAGACAATGAATTCAGTGGGAAACTTCCATCAGAAATAGGCTTGCTCACAAACCTCGAGGATCTGTATCTCTATAATAACTCGTTTTCAGGCACCATCCCACCAGAGATAGGAAACCTACGAGAGATGATGTGGCTGGACCTTTCAACCAATAACTTTTCAGGTGAAATATCTCAACTTGGAAAACAATGCTTTATATTCCTTGGCAATAATGGTTTCGCATGCAATATATTAGCAGTAATTTGCAACTTGGCATATCCTCAGTGAATTTCTTATTGTTTGATACTTTGATTAGCAACTATCATCggtttgaattaaataatatttaaaaagaatgcAATGCATTACTCATATATGTGCTATTAAAATGCTATGCTTCTacgtttttaaaattaaagatttttatttatatccttatttaactttaaaataaattgtttataGGTCCAATACCATCCAGCATTGGAAATCTTTCAAATCTGGATACCTTAGATCTCTCTTCCAACAATTTAAATGGTGAGCTCTCATCGCATATATGCAACTTGGCATATCTTGAGTAATCATGTTGGccaaataccaaattttaataGCTACTCCCGTGCAAGATGTCATACTTAGTATGAAGTGACATCATATAAATATCAGTATAAacctaaaatattattttctcagTCCCACTTAGGAGtcttagagcactcccaatggagttccctaaaaactcccttatttctccctaactcctgccacatcagcgccacatcagcaccaaaatttatccccagtttttagccaagtgctacattggtttctcccttatttctcccttatttctccctaactcaacatttcatttttacatcattattttttatattatttaattttccctacaaatgtatttaataaatagactaataatgaacaattcatcgttgtattaatcattggaaaatataatacaacgagaaaaaaaaaactacaaataaaaaacgcaaataaacaaagatttaaaaaacgCCACCTCCATTGGGAATGCTCTTAGTCACTTACTTCActatttctcctctttaattatttgtatccCCCACCAATCCCAGTCACTTGCTTCACTATTTCTcctctataattattttttgtctcCCACCAATTTACGTTAtcagtatataaaatataaatatgcagcgatatactataaaaatagctAGCCCAGTTGGCCAGCTTAGCAGAATTGTAAACAGGAGATTTGGGTCGATTCCCTTTGCTTGCTTTTGATTTTCTCATTActaattcacattttctttcaatttaattcaatttttttaactcatataattaattcaataactagatagtaattaattaatatattttatcttctgacactataatttttgtttattttttcattatttgtgtAAATATTCTTATTATAAGATCGTAATAATgtattctttaattatttcaacatTGATATTCTCCTTATATGGGTCTCTCGCAACTTCGTAATGCTGATTTTCTAATTCACATTTGTCttccaatttaattcaatttttttaattcatataattaattcaataactagatagtaattaattaatatattttatcttctgacactataatttttgtttattttgtcattataCGTGTCTCTCGCAACTTCGTAATGTGTCATGTTGTTTCTGGACGTTGACActaaaaatatgcaataatcATTAATTGTGATTTGGACCCTCCACTATAAAAATCTTGCATCCGCCACTGATAGTGATTTCATACATGCCTGCTAGAACACATATTTTGTTCCTCGGGATATTACCATATGAGATATGGCTATGTCGCAAACTTGTACCATCCACAATTGAAAATCTATACTTATGAGTTGTGGCTATAGTGTTCTGTTACGggggtgcgttatattgctaactatttaagttgctaactctgctaactcatcaatacaatatattgaaaatgtcaatatggtgacatcaaaatatcaacacgtaatatcaacacattatattgatgttcatcaaaattatgtgttgacattttaatgtcatcgtgttgacatttttaatacactgcagtgatgagttagcaagttagcaacttaagaaagttagcaattgatcacaccccggtctgttatattgctaactcatcccTAAATTGTTAGCTATAACTAAATGATAGACattgaatcataaaataaagGCACAAGGTCAACCATCCATGAGTATTAATAGAATGcacaaaatatgtcaatttATAGACTGCTAGATCTCTacaaatcttataattttaaattaattatacttagcaattaataattaagttagcaattaatcatTTCCCTATTatatgtcccaacatattaaaTGGTGCTTTTATCTACaacatggagtattagtttagTTCACAACATGATATGCATGTACAATTTTAGATGTaaagaaatttgatttatatctttcttatattttaaataaatggtTTGAAGGTCTAATACCATCCGCCATTGGAAATCTTTCAACTCTGGGGTATTTATATCTCtcttccaacaaattaaatggtgaGCTCTCATCTCCTATCCGATAGTTGACATATCTTGAATAATCTTGACAACAAACATATTGATTTTGTACGCTCTCTCTACCTCAAAAttttactacctccgtccaccataaggagtactatttcttttcagcatgaaatttaagaaatactccctccgtcccataaattTTCTCACACTTTAACCGTGCATgcgttttaagaaatgtaatgaaaagtgagttgaaaaaattaattgaatttgggtcctacttttacaTATTAGCTTTATAATAATAAGTGTGTGAGAATCagttagtggaatattggacccactaccaaaaatggtaaaagatgacatgtgacaaattttgtgcgacagacgaaaatggaaaaatgtgataaaCTTTCTGGGACGAAGGGGAGTTATTAAGAAATCTGAGTGGAAACAAGTTAGTGCAATACAGATCttataacttttatatattacttttaagtcaaatgtgagtagaatgagtcAGTGATATGTGGggtctattatcatttatagtaaaattgaaTCAAGCCTCCTATTTGTAGAGGGCCGAAATGAAAATATGGGCCTCCTAATTGCGGATGGGGGAGTAATATCTAACGCAAATAACAAACATATTGTTacgataaataaaattcaatgcATGTGTATATTTGGTATGAATAAGTTTGATTTATATCCTCCTTTTATCTTccaaataaattgtttgaagGTCCAATTCCATCCACAATCGGAAATCTTTCACATCTGGAGTTGTTACTACTAtcttccaacaaattaaatggtgaACTCCCATCCTCCATATGCAAGTTGTCATACCTTTATTATCTTCTTCTCTCAAATAATACTTTCGAAGGAAGACTGCCGCAGTGCTTCGGAAACTTCAGCAGATCATTGACCATCTTTCACctaaacaaaaatcaattcaGTGGCCTCATACCATCTACCTTGCCTAAGAACTGTAGTCTTATGTCCATCAATTTGGGTGATAACAAATTCCATGGACGATTACCTAAATCCTTAATCAATTGCCGAAATCTAAGGGGTCTCGACATTGGAAATAATAGAATACAGGATGAATTTCCCTTTTGGATGGAAGGTCTACGCCAGCTTCGAGTGCTATTGTTGAGATATAACAAGTTTGGTGGTAAAATGTCTTTTCCTTCACAAACCAAGTTTCCATTTCCTAGGTTGCAAGTTTTTGATGTATCCCATAATGAATTTGTGGGCCCTCTACCTCAAAGatatttcaacaatttcaaaGCAATGATCGAGCCAGTAGCAATTGAAGAGGATCAGTTTCGAAATTTCGTGGAGATGACGCTCAGCATGAAAGGTCAGGATCGACTAATTAAGAGACTATTGGAAACCTTCACAACAATTGACTTATCCTCCAATAGTTTCTCCGGAACTATTCCACCTTCCATAGGAAATCTTAAGATTCTCAAATACTTGAACCTATCCCACAATAGCCTCACAGGACATATACCTTCATCTCTTGGAAACATGAGACAACTCGAATCGCTTGATCTGTCAACAAACAAACTGGATGGAGAAATCCCAGGTGAATTGACAAGGTTGACATTTCTTGCGAAATTAAACCTTTCAATAAACAATTTTGTTGGGAAAATACCGCGATCTAACCAGTTCTCCACATTTGAGAATGATTCATATATAGGAAACTTGGGATTGTGTGGACTTCCATTGACGAGAAAATGCAAAGAGGATTTAGGCAAATCGATGCAGTCTgcagaagaagatgatgacgAATATGAATTCATGGATGGATTTGGGTGGCGAAGTGTTGTGATGGGATATGGAAGTGGATTTGTAGTTGGGATTGGAATTGGCTACATGATTATAAGAAGTGGAAGGCCAAGATTGTTGGTGGAATTCTTTTTTGGGGTCGGATATCAATATAAGACGAAGAAGAGACGCAACCGAACTACACCGACACGCAGGGGAACTTGATTTGAAGCCAAAGGAGAATTGTGTGATTTTCTTGTGTTCGATTTGGAACTTCTGATTGTGTTTGAGTtgtataatttctttttctttttctttttctttttacctttttaatTGCTACTTCTGTCAatctataataaattttgtgaagtATTAGTCAGACTGTGTTTTGTAGTTCGTTTTTTAACGAGAtggatttcattttctacCATTTTTTTCTGTATCATTAGATTCTTCGATCAGCTCCTACCTCTGTGCTTCAGTTGTTGTAAAAGCTTTGTGATTTCAGTGAATTTTGAGGAAGCGctgaattttgaataaatcCTAATTTCTCACTTTGCTCAATTATGGTTTTGAGCGTGGGAATGGGAAATTGAAGTGTTTTGATGAgtgttttatgtgttaatttACTAATTAGTGAGATATTTGTGAgctaatttttataatttatgttcTTGGAGTTCGCGGGTGTTAGTGCCTAGTGATGTGTTAGATTGCTCCCTTTTTGTTATATGGATTTTGATTACTTAATTGGGATAACCAGTATTGAAATTACGCATTTTTTTTGCTAATcagtgaagaagaagattgcattttgcatttttttgtaGCTCTGTTTTGTGGGATTAGTTAACTAGTATATTCCTCTGTTTCTATGAAGTCCTATTAATATGAAGATTGCCTTTTTGTTTACTTGATTTTCCATCATTCTGTGTTGGTGGTTGCTGATGCTCTCAATGACTTTCCTTCTGACTGGGAATGCAAGATTTGAATTGACTCTGGTTTTGCTGCTGTTACAGGAGATGCAAGTACATTATATCAATGTCTGACGTTTGATCAAAAACATGCACAGTCTaatgtgtatattttatttttatttgctttttcatgtgtatattttattattatatgctttctattttttggaatataatttctatttgttttcttttacgCTATTAATTATGTCCATTTTAATTCTTTGTCATTTCACAATTGTTTTCTTTCATCATTATACTTAGGGCTAGGTACATATACCGAAAAAAATGGTATATCgatcgtatcgtattgaaaaatattgaaatatatcgaatttttggtataccgaaACTTTCGGTACGATACAAtaccgtatcgaaagttttcggtacgataacgatatgaattttcttataccGCGATATaccgttttatatcgaatatacggtatatatcgatattatcggtataccgaaatataTCGAAAATCAATACGTATCGAGTTATCGATACATATcgtttataataataataataatgataataataataacaacaacaacaacaacaacaacaacaacaacaacaacaacaacaacaacaacaacaacaacaacaacaacaacaacaacaacaacaacaactataataataataataatataatttatttttttaagattaaaagtttaaatcataaatatatccatataacttaattatatatattttgattatgaaGATGTGGAcaatgtttgttttattatgttaaaattatattaattttggttttatttttcagttttgaaattataattattggtATAAAGGTATTCGAAATGgtataaaatttaagtatatCGTACGAAATATCGATATACCGTTTAGAACGGTGTACTGAAGTCGAAACGGTAACGGTATAGTTTTTTTCCATACCGAAATtccggtataccgaaactttcgaaacaataacgatatgaatttctttcatatcgatattttcggtatgataacgaaacaaaatttttgatacggtatatcgtatcgacccagccctaattatacttataataaaaaaaagttaaaaatataattattgtattctagttgttataatttatattttgttgatattttttatggagACATtgaaacattataaaaaatttgtttccATCCATTATAACTTGcgtaaaaattgaaaatatcaaataatcgAACTTCTGACGTCatgaaaatcaaaaaaatccaatttGGACCACCATCGTAAAACTTTTGGCTTCGCCACCGTCTACGTTCCCTTTAGATTTAGTCATGTACATATATGCACGCGTCATCTTAGTCACTTAAGAAGAATATTGCATTTTGCATTGTTGTGTAGTAACTGTTGGATTCTGATTTGTGTAATTAGTCatctttatttacttttgtttttatgaaGTTGTAGCATAATCTGAAGATTGAATTTCTTCGGTTCatcatttttatgaattttttcatgAGATGCAAGTACATTTTCGCAACGTCTGGAATCTGTTTGGTTTCCTAGTTTTGTAAGGAAAATAATCCTAATATActttaaacatttttataaaatctaaacaATTGGCaaagttaaataaaagaaCTTTCACTAACATAGCGCACTTCCATTGGGCAGAGGCCCAAAATTACGTAATAGCCAAATATTATGACTCCAAAGATGGACTTCACCAATTAATGTAATCTCAGCCCAATGTTAAAACCCGAGATGGGTTTCACCAATGTAATTCTCAGCCCACTGACATACATATAGTCTTTAATCATACTTCTCTATTTGAATTtctattattactatttagGATATTATTCTTCATAGCATATATGTgttgttttaatataaactAGTATCACCTATGCACAAATTAATaccatatttttaaaatattaattttcaattttaaattaattaaacaaaattagaatcaatattaataatgaacaatatgaataacaatattaattatatgagaatcaaatattaattatgagaataaaaaatctatatacAAAAAACAGAAGCATAATAAATCGCCTaacaatttgtatatttttcaataaaattaaagacaaattaaattatagatatgtatatcaaaattagctaattataatttcaacataaattttttatatgggTCAACTATGAAGTAACATAGATGGACTAAAAATCTAATCATtactattgaaaaaaaattataattattaaaaacaaaaaaaaagaaaataaatataactaaaaaaatatcaataagtCATATAAAGCAAAATTGGTATACTTGAATTCTATAAGGTAAGTAGGTATGtgaaaatgttaagaaaagaaaaattataaagcaaaattgatatataaaaacgaataagaaaatgttaagaaaagaaaaatataattaataaaatgaaaaggaacgaaaacataattaaaaagaacaaaGTAACATAGATGGACTAAAAATCTAATCATtactattgaaaaaaattatacttaattattaaaaacaaaagaaaaagaaaatgaatatagtaaatataactaaaaaattaccaataagtcatataatattaaaaataaatacgatgtcgtattaaaattgatatataaaaacgaataagaaaatgttaagaataattaataaaatgaaaaggaacGAAAACGTAATTAAAAAGAGCAAAATTAGCCAACGAAAGAAATTGAGGAAACCTCGAGCTCATTGAGCATGGTGTGAAATAGTTCCATGGTGTCAAGCTTTCCTCCTCCTATGATAAAAGCAAAATTGGTATACTTGAATTCTATAAGGTAAGTAGGTATGCGTGGATATCCAGACATATTTATAGGCTAAACCCAACATCGGTTCACTTTTCACACTAtgcaaaaaatgtcaattcgGATGGATTGATGTGATATTGGTGTGTGTGAGGTGGCAGGGATGTGGGCTATGATGAAAAGAGAGTGAACTTGGTGAGGAGGATAGACTTTGCCTGGGCAGTGGAAAGAGAGGATCCCAACAAGAAGGGGAAGAGTGAAGGTGAGAGTGCCAAGGATGGTGCAACATCCAGTCAGCAGCAATGGTAATGGCAGAGCTTTGTGGAGAATCTGCAGTTAGCTCACCAAGAAATCTACGTCATAATTGATCTCATTAATCCCCTTAATCACCCTTTAATTATACATCATTTTTTAACTCCCACATATACTTGTacttataaaatatacaaatacattttaaaatattttcactgTAACTAcccactaattttattttacagtTCTTTTTTAAACCTCCCAGGCTCCCACTAACTCCACTTTCATAATTCACACAATTTTAGCTACTctttaattataagtattatttaatttcttaaaattcctccaaaactctttttttatatattgtatagatattATGTACGAATAAATATCAAACTGACACTGTGTATATAAACAACAAAtagtcaaattaaataaaatgagagaggTTGAAAATAGTTAAAT contains:
- the LOC125198130 gene encoding receptor-like protein 52 isoform X2 codes for the protein MRWKSSLSSSASLESWSHNNISNHCRWIGIRCNDEGSVSGIDLPGANLAGTLDLFHFTALLNLTTFNLNGNALNGSIPAALGNLTSLTLLDLSDNLFSGAIPLEIGHLTELRYLSFSDNYMVGEIPYQIGNLRKVRFLYLGSNHFKSPDWSRFPTFPFLTHLDLGWNELNSEFPHFITNCLNLIFLDLSLNNFTGPLSPNITNLTKLKDLRLANNFLSGNILDSVSLIPSLQNLELYNNSFIGEIPPSIGLLTNLRTLDLRMNSFNSTIPRELGLCNKLIYLALSHNSLSGPLPPSLSNLGNLSMLHLYDNSLTGEILPSFFTSWRKLISMEIQDNEFSGKLPSEIGLLTNLEDLYLYNNSFSGTIPPEIGNLREMMWLDLSTNNFSGPIPSSIGNLSNLDTLDLSSNNLNGLIPSAIGNLSTLGYLYLSSNKLNGPIPSTIGNLSHLELLLLSSNKLNGELPSSICKLSYLYYLLLSNNTFEGRLPQCFGNFSRSLTIFHLNKNQFSGLIPSTLPKNCSLMSINLGDNKFHGRLPKSLINCRNLRGLDIGNNRIQDEFPFWMEGLRQLRVLLLRYNKFGGKMSFPSQTKFPFPRLQVFDVSHNEFVGPLPQRYFNNFKAMIEPVAIEEDQFRNFVEMTLSMKGQDRLIKRLLETFTTIDLSSNSFSGTIPPSIGNLKILKYLNLSHNSLTGHIPSSLGNMRQLESLDLSTNKLDGEIPGNLGLCGLPLTRKCKEDLGKSMQSAEEDDDEYEFMDGFGWRSVVMGYGSGFVVGIGIGYMIIRSGRPRLLVEFFFGVGYQYKTKKRRNRTTPTRRGT
- the LOC125198130 gene encoding receptor-like protein 52 isoform X1; this encodes MRWKSSLSSSASLESWSHNNISNHCRWIGIRCNDEGSVSGIDLPGANLAGTLDLFHFTALLNLTTFNLNGNALNGSIPAALGNLTSLTLLDLSDNLFSGAIPLEIGHLTELRYLSFSDNYMVGEIPYQIGNLRKVRFLYLGSNHFKSPDWSRFPTFPFLTHLDLGWNELNSEFPHFITNCLNLIFLDLSLNNFTGPLSPNITNLTKLKDLRLANNFLSGNILDSVSLIPSLQNLELYNNSFIGEIPPSIGLLTNLRTLDLRMNSFNSTIPRELGLCNKLIYLALSHNSLSGPLPPSLSNLGNLSMLHLYDNSLTGEILPSFFTSWRKLISMEIQDNEFSGKLPSEIGLLTNLEDLYLYNNSFSGTIPPEIGNLREMMWLDLSTNNFSGPIPSSIGNLSNLDTLDLSSNNLNGLIPSAIGNLSTLGYLYLSSNKLNGPIPSTIGNLSHLELLLLSSNKLNGELPSSICKLSYLYYLLLSNNTFEGRLPQCFGNFSRSLTIFHLNKNQFSGLIPSTLPKNCSLMSINLGDNKFHGRLPKSLINCRNLRGLDIGNNRIQDEFPFWMEGLRQLRVLLLRYNKFGGKMSFPSQTKFPFPRLQVFDVSHNEFVGPLPQRYFNNFKAMIEPVAIEEDQFRNFVEMTLSMKGQDRLIKRLLETFTTIDLSSNSFSGTIPPSIGNLKILKYLNLSHNSLTGHIPSSLGNMRQLESLDLSTNKLDGEIPGELTRLTFLAKLNLSINNFVGKIPRSNQFSTFENDSYIGNLGLCGLPLTRKCKEDLGKSMQSAEEDDDEYEFMDGFGWRSVVMGYGSGFVVGIGIGYMIIRSGRPRLLVEFFFGVGYQYKTKKRRNRTTPTRRGT